TAACTAgtggttatgtacagttacgGATGGAAATATTGACCGAATATTGGACTCGGTTTCACAGCAATCACATGGAAATGTTGAAATTAGTATCTAAAAAAGATCGCGGACAGTATGAATATTTCACAAAAGATTATTTTATGGAAGTCGAAGAACAATACATCGAGTTACGGTCAGATATGATGGATTTGTTATTGAAGTTAAATTCACGAAGCGgagaaagtatttatttaatcgtatggcattcCATTGAGGGCAATCAGAGTGTAGCCTTGAGGTTGCTAAGCCAGGCAACTAAGTCAGGTGTCACGATGTTTAGGTCCTCAGGAGGCCCAGGATATGAGTGGAGTGGGCAGCGCTGGAAAATATGTTCGATGGTCTGCTCTTCCTCTCCGCATTCGCAAAGTGGGGAAGCCGTCCATCCCCATTTGTGTGTGGCTGAATTGCAGCGGCCATGTCCGGTTCTCAGCCTGTTCAGGCGGCACCAGATTTTCCGAGGAAGGTCGAACCCTTGTGGTTTTTTAGTCGGGTCGGATATATGGCTGTTCTGTATTGCCGAAGCAGACCAATCCGCTTTCCACCTATCCGAAATGTTAAAGCTGCTCAGACTCTCAGCTGCAGTACAGGGTGGATTCCGGGATTTTAATCGCCGAGGGGGTGGGCGGCAGAATTCCTCGTGGGCAGGCATTACGGGGTTATTCGTGATCTTCTCAGCCTCCCTCTTTAACGCCTGGAGTCGTCGGAGGTGAGGAGGCGCAATGTGACTCAATGCCGGCAGCCAGTGTACGGGTGTAGATCGGATAGTGCCAGAGATGCAACGCATGGTCTCGTTAAGCTTAACGTCCAATGTATGGGTATGTGCACTTTCAAGCCACACTGGTGCGCAGTATTCTGCTGCCGAGTACACAAGCGCGATGGCCGAGGTGCGTAGGCAATCAGCTGAGGCTCCCCAGCTCGTGCCGCGAAGTTTGTGGAGAAGATTGTTCCTCGTGGCGACCTTCTGTGAGAGTTTTGATAAGTGGTGTTTAAATGTCAGTGATCTATCCAAGGTGACACCTAAGTACTTGGGACAGGGGGTGTATTTAAGAGCTTCGCCATTCATATAAACAGCTGGCTGGTATCCGGCCAGCTGGTTAGTGAGATGGAAACAGGATACCTCAGTCTTGGACGTGCTTGGCATGAGTCTCCACGCTCTGAAATACGCGGCCAGGGCTCTTAAGTCCGATGTCAATGTTTGGGCTCCCGATTCGAAATCTTTGCTCTGGGTAATGAGTGCGATGTCGTCGGCATATATAAACCTGTCAGAGTCTGTGCGTGGAAGGTCAGAGATGTACAAATTGAAGAGTATTGGTGCCAAGACTGAGCCCTGTGGCAGGCCGTTGTTAAGCTTGCGTTTTCGGCTCTTTTTGCTACCCAGGAAAACCTCGAAGACTCTTTCAGACAGCATATTGGAAATTAGGTTGACCACTTGTCTGCTAGGAATTACTGTCAGCATCTTGTGGATCAACCCTTGCCTCCAAACGGTATCGTAGGCAGCTGTGAGGTCGATAAACACTGCACTAGACTTTAGGCGTTTTTGGAATCCGGCTTCTATGTGGTTAGTGAGTGACAAGACCTGGTCGACGCAGCTTCTGCCTTTTCGAAAACCAGCTTGCTCAGGTGGAATTACAGGCTCCACGAAAGGTTCTATCCGTGTTAAGAGAAGGCGTTCTAGCAGCTTGAGCGTACAGCTAAGAAGAGCAATAGGTCGGTAGCTTTCGGGAAGGTGTTCAGGTTTACCTGGTTTAAGCATTGCGACCACTTTTGCTAGTTTAAACTCCTTTGGCAGGATATTATTTTCTAGAACGTTTGAGAACATAGCTGTAAGCCAGTTAACCGCAAGAGGTCCCATATGCTTTAAAAACTCATTGAACATCCTGTCGGGGCCAGCAGCTTTATTGTTCTTGAGTTGCTTGATGGCATTGATGGTTTCGTCTATGCTGAAAGGTCCAGCCAGCTCATGGTTTAGTGGTGAGTTCTTCTTGAGCGTTGTGAGTTCTTTCCGAATTTTCTTTGTGAAGACAACATCACGTTTTGCCCGCGTGAGCTCTACCATTCTGGATGCAATGGAATCTGGGTGGACACTCGGGCATACTGTGCCATTAGGCGCGTGCTTTCCGGTGAGACTGTTTAGCGTTCTCCAGGCCTTTCTGCTGGATCGCTTAAAATCCATGCCTTCCACCGCAGCTTCCCATTTAGCTTTACGACTCTCGTCTAGGGAAGCAAGTAGTTTGGCGCCAGTGGTGGGGAGGCCTGTGGTCTGGAACTCTTTGTAGAGGTCTTCGCTTGTAGGGCTCCATCCTGGTATGTATTCTTTCCTAAAACCCCTCGGTATGCTACTTTTTGCCGCCATGAAGGTGAGTTCGCTGAAAAAGCTGTAGTTGGAGGCTACTGGTTCCAAATTGGCTGAGGACAGATTCAGGTCCAAGTGTTCCTTAAATTTGTTCCAGTCCGCCCGAGCGAAATTCCATCTCGGTAGGGGCATCGAGTGTTTTAGAGGTATCTTTGCACCAATCTCCACGAATACGGGCCTGTGCTGGCTGTTGGGAAAATTCGACAATACTGAGCGGCTACAAGGGAGTGGGCGATCGAGGTGGTCCCTGGACACAAACACTAAATCAGGATTGTAGTCCTTTTTCCACCTAGCAGAATGAAAAGTGCCTTTATCCTTAGCGTCAAAGACCAAGTGCAAATTGTGTATGTCCGCCCATTGGACTAGGTGTTCACCATTCGCATCCACTGTTGCATATCGCCAGTTTGTGTGGTGGCTGTTAAAGTCGCCGACGTATACGCTTGGATGTTGTTGGATGGGAAGCAGTTCTGTAGACCATGAAGCGCTCGGGGACTTGTAAACATTTGTTATAAAGATGTTATCCACCAATATGACAATGTAGTAGACACAATCTTCAGCGCCAGCGGAGACAAACTGCACATCCGTGATTGTTGACCTGACAAAGGTGGATATGCCATGTTTGGGATGGTGTATGGCTTTAACTAAGGTGTACCCGGGTAATTTTGCTCTTCTTTCAAGATCCGCGTCATCCCTTGTGTGTGTCTCCTGAATGTTAACAATGTCAATCCTACACtcctttagtacctttaacAGGTAGTCACTTTTAGCTAAACTTATACCTTCTATGTTTAGTTGCAGAATGCGTACTGATGGTCCGACATCCCTTGTCTGAGGGCTCTGGGTAGAGCAGCCTCTCGGTGTAGAAATATCGCATGTATTCGCCATTGTGTAAATACTTTCTGATAGCCTCTGATTGCCTTGTTGCCTATGGAAAGGCGTTACTCATTTAGCACCACCCAGGGGACACGTGCAGGGTAGTGGTGGGTACTTCCTGCGGACGCGAGTAACATTTGCCCCCCAGAAAGTGCGGAGAAAGTGCATCGAGTTCACATAACCCTCCAAATGCCACTAGTATGAGTGATGAAGTTCGTCTGCCGAAAATTAATATCCCACAGTACTCTGGCAGTTATCACGAATGGACTTCGTTTCACGATATGTACACATCGCTAATACACAATAAAACCACACTCAATAAAGTGCAAAAAatgcattatttaaaaagttgtttATCGGGTGAGGCGGAACAGTTACTTAAGCATATACCTATCAGCGAGAGTAATTACGACATGGCATggaatgttttattaaaaagatACAACAATAAACGAATAATTGTTAACACAATTTTGACACGATTAGTAAATCAACGAAAATTAGCTACGGGAACATCGAAAGGGTTACGAGATTTGTTAGACACCACAAGTGAatgtttgaataaattgaaGAATCAAGATATACAAGTTGATACATGGGATACACTGGtaattcatttaattgtaaataaattagacTCGGAGTCACATAAAGAATGGGAACTCGAGCTCGGGTCCCTAGATATCAGTGAATTACCAACACTAAACATGTTAACCAAGTTCCTGGAAAAAAGATTTCGTGTTTTGGAAATGATACAAGCTCCGTCGTCGACTTCACCTGTAAATAAAAgaagttttcatataaataaaagcgaacaaaaatgcattttttgtaACCAAGACCACCTATTATACACTTGTAAGGAATTTACGAAACTTGCAGTAGAAAAGAGAGTGGAATATGTGCAAGGCTGGCGGCTTTGTTTTAATTGCCTAGTACCGGGGCATTCAGTTAAGTTCTGCAAACATCGATCTTCTTGCCGCCAATGTGGGAGAAAACACCACTCTCTGCTGCATAACACGTGGAGCCCTCAGTCTCAGACCTCTGCGCCGGTTCCGGAGTCATCAGCGCCGCTTTTAGAGAATAAAGAAGATATCaaggaagaaaaagaagataaaaataaaaagataattatATCTCACCTCACTACGGGGAGTAAAGCGCGGCTGATGCCAACTGCATTAGTGCAAGTATACGCTGAGAACGGAGAAAAACACTTGATGAGAGCGCTGTTGGATCCATGCTCACAAGAGTCTTTTATAACTGAGGCCGCGGCACAAAGGCTTCGTTTACGACGTACCTCAGTCAGTGGGCATGTAACAGGGGTTGAGAAGATGAAGACTACACTTAAGTATGTAACTGAAATAGAGTTCTCATCAAGAATCGagctgaaaatgaaaatgaaagcAACTACATACGTTGTTCATCACATCACCGACATTATGCCGGAGAATGAAGTGAAGATGGAAAACTGGAAACATGTCGAGAAGTTGTGCCTCGCTGATCCAACATGTCACACTCCAGGTCACATCGACTTGCTTTTAGGAGTCGAAATTTGGAGCGAAGTTATTAAACCTGGAGCGATCAATGGCCCCTCAGGAACACCTATAGCACAAGACAGTCACCTGGGGTGGATAATTTGCGGGAATGTGAGGACAGAGCACACTGCCACAAAAAACATCGTCAGCATGCATCTTAATGTTGATCTTAATAACATGCTGAAGAAGTTCTGGGAGTTAGAAACCATAGAAGAAGAAAGCCATACACTAACCTCAGACGAAAAGAAGGCAGAAGACATTTATGAGAAGACGCACAAAAGAAGAGAAGATGGTCGTTACGTGGTCAGGCTGCCATTTAGAGATGATACACCTGTTTTACCACGTGACTCACGAGAGATAGCAGTGAAGAGATGGATGTCGCTAGAAAGAAGATTAGATAAGAATCCAAAATTGAAAGATGATTACAACGACGTCTTAAAAGAGTACCTAGAACTACAACACATGAAGAAAGtagatgataaaaaaataaccgaGAATTGCGTGTATCTCCCCCACCACGCTATTATAAGGGAAGACAAAGAAACTACAAGAGTGAGAATTGTATTTCATGCTTCATGTGCTGGAACTAATGGGGCTACCTTAAACGATGCATTACTCATAGGCCCTACTCTTCAACAAGATTTACGCGATATACTGCTGAGATGGAGAACACACAAAATCGCATATGTCGCAGACATCATTAAAATGGGTAagtaatagaacgtatacaaacctataatatatcactctgaatgtataaattcaatttgtataattttgatcggaataacattcaattgcaataacatgcaatatgtataacaacgaattctataattgtaaattgtataataaacactacatatatcattgtttacgataacattagaaaggtataacgttgaaataatataacatacaaaacaaatatcatacattaaaaataagcgCTGGGGTAATTCTGGtgctaatttctttatctagagggtcacagttctaacctaacctaacccacttttctgttaacagtttctttttccgaagcctcagagttctaacctaacctgctacctattatggaaacaatttatttatctagggggtcacagttctaacctttttttttttttttaagaggggaaaATGCGTTACACATACCACCGAGGCGTTGGGACGGGCCccggtggttatgtgggactccctaCCCATGGtgtacccactaaaaacccctcTATTTGCCGTCTCCACGCTATATGGCGAGGCCCCAGGGACGCCAAAGCACGCTTCCGCGACCTCGCCAGCGGCCATCCGGACTCCGGACCCGGCTTAGGAGAGTTGTGTATGCCTCTCTGTCCTCCTCAGTGGATGCGTCCTGTGATGCACCCATCCGCGCAGGGACCATTGTGTAGGCGACAGGCGACCCGAGCCTGCCGCCCACAGGTACCCCTATGGGGGAAGCCGACGGTCGTAAGCCAACCGCCGCCGCCCCACGCGTTTGCGGCGCATTGGCTGGGAGGCCGGATCTTCCTCCCTTCCGCGCTCGGCCGCCTCTTTCTGCGTCATCACGACCTCGCAGAAGGAGGCTACCGCCTTCCACGATCTCTCACCGCCGACCATGGCTTCCACCACAGCTGGCAGGGAGAGATCATTTCCGACTACGGCCACGAGTGCGGCCCGCTGCTCAGCCCATGCGGGACACACCGCCAGCGTGTGTAGCGCCGTATCTTCGGCGTCGCCGCACTCGTGGCATTCTGTCGTCGGTTCCCGTCCTGCCCTCCTAGACAGGTACCTCCCGAAGCAGCCATGTCCCGAGAGGATCTGTGTAAGGTGGAAGGAGAGGAACCCCTCCTTTCGTCCGACCCACCTCTCCAAGACGGGCCGGACGGCCTCAATGGTCCAGTGGCCCGCGCTCGGGGCCTCCAAACTCTCCTTCCACTTCTGAAGGAGCAGTAGACAGGAGTCAAGCCTCCACTGCCTTACCTCCTCCAGAAGTGGTTGCATTCCCCTGGCCCGCGCCTCGGCGACACGCCAATAAACATCGGCCAGAACCTCAGCGTCTAGGTGCCAGGGTGGAGTCCCCGCCAGCACGCAGGCTGCACCATGGGAGACGGAGCGGTATGCCCTCGCTAACCTGACTGCCATGACCCGCTGCGGCCTCCGCAATTGGGCTTGGTTTTCGGCAGTCAGGCAGTCGGCCCAGATAGGCGCCCCGTACAGAGCCATCGACCTCACCACTCCCGCGTACAGCCGCCGACAGCCCACGTTTGGCCCCCCAACGTTGGGCAGGAGCCGACTGAGCGCTGACGCCGCTCCAGTCAGTTTGGGAGCAAGGGCTCGTCGGGAACAGGGCGTTGACCACTTGCTCGAGGAGTTGCGGCTGTAGACTTTGTGTGAGTGGTGGTGCCCAGGGGCGGAGCTTTCGCCTCACCATCTTATACGGCCTTCCCCACGGGTCGCTGTTTAGAGTCTCCAGCATCTCCTCCTCGGCTTGGTCTTTTGCCCTGGCGATTGCCCCCTGCAGCAGCTTGGTGGCCACCGAGTATGCGGCGTATAGTCGCTCCTCCTCAGGCACGTCTCGTATGCGCCGCCTCCGGCAGTGTGTATACCGGCGTCTCGCGGATACGCAGGACTCGCGTAGCTGCGCAAGTTCGGCGGACCACCAGTATACTTTTCGCCTTGGGAGAATCGGGCCGGCACGCGGCATGGCCGCGTCACACACCTCCACCATTGCACTCCCCATGGCCTCCGCTTCCGCGTCTACCACAACAGGGCCCTCGGGAATCGGCAGCCAGGCTTTCACCATGGCTGCCTTTTCAAATACTTCCCGGTCCAGTCGTTTGATTGCCCAGCGAGGGCCATTTTCTCGCCAGGGTCGCCCCAGGCCGCTCGGGTCGGCTGGAAGAGTGGAGATCTCGAAACGGATGTATCGGTGATCCGACAGCGTCTCCACATCCTCCAGCACCTCCCAGCCTCGAACACAGCGCGCCAGGGTAGCGTTGGCGAATGTGACATCCACAATGGAGCCGCCCTGTTGCCGCACGCACGTGTTGGATGACCCTCGGTTTAGGACAATCAGCCCATTCGACGTAGCCCACTCCTCCAGTTCGGCCCCAAAGACGTCTGTCGCCGGCGATCCCCAGGATTTGGACTTGGCGTTGAGGTCACCAGCCACAAGCACCTTGCCAGGGCGATTTCTGCCGATTACAGACCCGACTTCGACCAGAAACTGTTCGAATTCGGCCAGGGATCGGTTCGGTGAGAAGTACGCCCCAACCAACATTGTGTCGCCAATCCATGCCGCGACATAACCATGGCCCCTTTCCACTCTTTGGAGCGGCGGAGAACCAGCGGATGAGTTGGTGACAATGGCCGCCAGGTTATCCAGGTCACCGGCCCAGTAGTCCCTGGGTGGGACGGAATAGGGCTCGGCAATGATCCCAACCGCAATCTGCCATTCCGCCAGGCTTTGGGCCAGCAGGTCCTGGGCTTTGGCGGACCTGTTAAGATTCGCCTGTAGAATCCTTGTGGCCATCTTAGTCCTCAGTTACTGTTGGCTCCTCCTGTACCGCGTCCACGATGGCAGTGGATGGGTGGGTCGGCTGAGAGGGGGCTCGGGAGCCATCACTAGCCGTGGCCTTCCGCCTTTTAGGTGGGGCGGAGCAGCTTTTGCTTCCTACCACGTGACCAGCGTCTTTGTTGGCAGCCGCACAGACGGTGCAGTGAGGCGTCGCTGAGCACTCCTTCGCCTTATGTCCAGGCTGACCGCATCTGAAACACTGATCAGACCTATCTACGGCGGAAGGGCATTTCGCCTTCACATGGCCTGTTTCTAGGCACCTGTAGCACCTTTGGGGGCGGGCATCAAGCACTTTGACCTGCGCTGATACCCAGCCCACTAGCAGTCTACCCGCTACGGCTACTTTTTTGGCGGCAGCCACTGGGCAGCGAACCCAAACCGTACCTAGGCTCCAGGGGTCCGCCTTAATTTCGCCCACTTTGACGTCCCGGTCTGGACAACCTCCAGCTCGAGCTATAGCTGCGGCGATGTCTTCGGCCGCCACCGAGTCATCTAGCCCAGATATCCGAAGTTCGGTGCATTTTGTGGGCCTCGTCACCCGAACCTCCTCCGGGCTAAACAGAAGGCTAAGCTTTTCAGCCAATCTGTCTGCCTTGGGTCCGCTCTCTGCACCCGGCACCTCAAGCATCCGGGCCCCGGTGGCCGCCACCTTGAACCGGACTGACTGGATCTCTAGCTCAGCAAGGTTCACCTTTTCTTTTGCCTCTGCGATCAGGCTCTTATAGGTTATACCCTTCTCCTCAGCCTTAGGCTGCAAGGATATGACAACGGCTGTGGAGCGAGGTGGCCGTAGCTTGCGCTTGCGCGCTGCTTGACCCTTCGGTCGCGCTGGCACTGGACCTTGCGTCTCACTTTTCTTAGTCGCGGCTGGTTTAGGCTTCCGTGAAGCTTTGGGAGCGTCAGCTGCTTGACCACCGGTCGTCTTTTTGCCCCTTCTCCCTGTCGCCTTCTTCCATCCATCCTGCAGAGGAGGGGGAGTAGGCGCGGTGGATGCAGTAGGAGCCTGTGGTATTTTTTTTGCTGCCTCCTTAGCAGCCAGGCTTACTTTCTTGCGCTTATTTTTGGTTTTGGCGCTCCGTTTTCCTTCAGGGTGGGCGGCCTGAGACTCAGTTCCCAGTTTCGTCTCCTTTGCCGTCGCTGGACCTAGTGGGACAGGCGTGGAACTCGAGTTTTGGCCACTCGTTCCGGTAGGTGTCTGTTCAGCCCACCGGTCAGAGGCCAGTGGTTGTCGCATCCTTGACTCTGGAAGGAGGCGACTTTCGATGCCTGCCAGTCGAGCGTCGAGCATGTCCCCGAATTGAGCCTGGCTCGTACGCAGTGCTTCTGCCACGATCCGCTTAATTTCCGGCTCGGCGGCCATGGCTGGCTGGCTGCGTATTTCTTGCACCTGCCTACGCAGCTCCGCCAGCTGGCAAGTAAGCTGTGCGTTTGCCGCCTCCAAGCGCGAAACCTCTTCCGTCGCAGTGCGTGTTCTCAGCACTTCGAAGGCGTCAGTGATGGTCGCTACAGACTGATTAAGGAGCTTTTGGTGCGTGCCCTTCAGATGACCTGACGTAGCGATCACGTGTTTCACTGCACTCAGAGCATCCTTGACCTTTGATTCGGTCGCCACCATTGTTAGTGCCTCCTGGCCGTGGCTAGGCAGCTGCCTACTTTCACGGCGGTCAGCTCTCTCCTTCGCCGCCTCTTCGGATGACGCAAGGAAGGACACCAACGCCTTCTCCGACTCGAGCTGCTTGGCTTGCGCTCTTTCAGCCCGGAGCTCAGCCTTCAGGAATTTCCTAGCTCCGAGTCGCGTGGGTGTGCTAGACCCGTTGTGGGAGTCGCGATCGCTCTCGGAGCTTGGGGTCCTCTCGCCAGCCGCTCGTTTTTTCCCCCTTTTGCGCCAGTACTTACCGGCGGGGTGGCCTCCTTTAGGTGTTCCCGTTTCTATGCTAACCACAGAAGAGTCAGACTCCAGCAAACGAGTGGGTCCGACTGCCGTGGTTGCGTGGGGACTCGCATTTGCTATGTCGATGCGCTCCAGTGACACGCGACACTCTCGCACTGGTGCCGCAACAGGCTTCTCTGCGTACACCTTTGGGGCGCTCGTCTCCGCTGGGGCCTCGGTATCACCGATGTCGACGTCCGACTCTCGGGGGGAGAAGAATTCTCCCCCACTGGGCAGGTCACGGCTGTCCACCCTTGTGGGGGAGAAGAACTCCTCCCTCCCAGGTGAGAGGATGACCTCCGCGGCACGAGCTCTCCTCCCACAGAACACCCTCGTGGGTATCGGTGTGGGAGTCCGCACGTATTCTTGCGGTACCACGGGTGCCAGCTCCTCTCCGTCCTCGCCATCGGGGACGGCATGGCTTATGAAACGCCCTCGGTTGTCCCGGACAGGGCGGAATTCCACCGGTGGGGGGTTTGGAGATGTTGTCGCATCATCCTCGTCCCCTCCTCCGCGCAATCTTAAAACCAATCCGTATGCATCGATGTCCAGTAAACATTTGCCATGGTCGTTTGAGTCCGTCCTAGAGTGGTGTGCCCCCCCAGAATACGGTGGGCGGCATGTCACCACAGCGCGGGCACTTGCCCGTTCTGTGGTGACACAGAGGATTGGAACCTCCTGGGGTAGTTTCTTCCATTTCTGGCCACTCATTTTGTTTGCTATTTTTAAAGGGGTATGCTCCCCTTCTGACGTTTGGGACTGGGCTCCCCCCAGCCATGCATCCCATCGGCACGCCAGCCACACCTTAGGATTGGGGTTTTTTATAGTGGTTAACTCCACGTGACCCTCCTCTCAGTGAGAAAGGTCCTCGGTCCGCTCAGTGCGGGTTACGAGTTGCCCGACGGTGGCCGTAGCCACAACATCGCGCCAGGTGGACTAAGCCACATATGGCATCTCTTGATTATGAGCGCCAACTCCGTCCCAGTGGGACCTGGCGTCTCGCACTGTGCCCTCTGCTGGTTTCAGAGGGACACGCGGAGCCGCCCCCCGTGTGCTGCTCTTAGTCTGGCCCCTCTCCTCAGGCCTGTCCGGCTTGGGAGGCCCTATCCGGCATAGCCCTGAGGGTCGTTGGAGCACGCAAGCCCCTTCACCACGGCAAGGTGACAGCAATCGAAGGGGTGACAGCAATCGAAGGGGTGACAGCAATCGAAGGGGTGACAGCAATCGaaggggtcacagttctaacctaacctaacccacttttagcagttttttttctagtagtgtgttctatgaggtttgaaattctaggtcatcctactaattttactacttaattatataagatgatatttatattttaatatgtatatattatgacagttatatgaaatgagcttaacttatatgtatattataccaaacagccatatgtatgtcgtatgttatattatttttatgttatactaattgaaagtatacgtttactttattatacataagattagtatacatttttaacgtttgtaaactgaaattattccaaaagtgcgtatatattataggacgcacCCCATTAAAATGTATCGGCAGATTGAAGTTGATGAGGCAGATACAAATTATCAAAGCATCGTTTGGAGAACCGATACTAAAAAACCGATAGAAGATTACAAATTACTTACCGTTACCTTCGGGACCTCTTGCGCTCCCTACTTGGCCATCAAAACCTTACGTCAAGTTGCGATAGATGAGGGTCAAGAGTATCCTGAAGCACAGCGTATCATATTGGAAGATTTCTACATGGACGACGTTCTGTCGGGGCATGAAACAGAAGAGCAAGCTAAAAGAAATCAGAAAGAAATTACAGCAATTCTCAAAAAGGGTGGGTTTGAACTTCAAAAGTGGAGTTCAAATAGTGAAGCCTTCATGCAAGAGATTGAACCTGTAAAACGATCTCCAAAGGCCCAAAGAGAAGTAGATGGAAGAGACAGTATTAAGACTTTGGGTATAATTTGGAACACTAAAGAAGACAAATTGCAAATTACGAATAATTTGAAAGACTTACCTGAACAACCAGCCACGAAGCGGAATGTTTTAGCAGATATAGCATCATTATTTGATCCGATGGGTTGGCTGGCGCCTGCAGTAGTCATCGCTAAAACATTCATGCAGAAATTATGGCAATTAGGTGTTAGTTGGGATGAAGAACTCGCAGCTGAAGTGAAGGAAGAGTGGATGAAGTTTAGAAATGAGATTCCTGCACTGACAGAAGTAAAGATAAATCGCTGGGTACACACAAATGCAGACAGAAGTTCGATTGAGGTTCATGGATTTTCTGATGCCTCGATGAGCGCTTACGCAGCAGTAATATACATCCGAGCCATCGACACAGACGGGCAAGTACAAGTATCTCTACTCACGGCTAAAACGAAAACAGCCCCTTTGAAGCAAATATCCATGCCAAGATTAGAGATGTGCGCAGCTGTTCTGCTGTGTAGACTCCTGAAACACGTTGTAAGCATATTAAAAGTTCAAAAACATCAAGTATTTGCCTGGTCGGACTCACAAGTTGTTCTGTCATGGATAAAAGGAGACCCAGGTCGATGGACTCCTTTTGTAAAAAATCGAGTCACtgaaattaacaaaatgaaTGAGATAAACGGGTGGTATTACGTCAATACTAAACACAATCCTGCAGACCCAGCCTCACGAGGAGTTATGCCAAAAAAGCTCTTGGAAAATACACTCTGGTGGGATGGACCGGCGTTTCTCAAAGAGCCAG
The sequence above is drawn from the Cydia pomonella isolate Wapato2018A unplaced genomic scaffold, ilCydPomo1 PGA_scaffold_69, whole genome shotgun sequence genome and encodes:
- the LOC133534209 gene encoding uncharacterized protein LOC133534209, producing the protein MQPLLEEVRQWRLDSCLLLLQKWKESLEAPSAGHWTIEAVRPVLERWVGRKEGFLSFHLTQILSGHGCFGRYLSRRAGREPTTECHECGDAEDTALHTLAVCPAWAEQRAALVAVVGNDLSLPAVVEAMVGGERSWKAVASFCEVVMTQKEAAERGREEDPASQPMRRKRVGRRRLAYDRRLPP
- the LOC133534208 gene encoding uncharacterized protein LOC133534208, yielding MGYTVEKRVEYVQGWRLCFNCLVPGHSVKFCKHRSSCRQCGRKHHSLLHNTWSPQSQTSAPVPESSAPLLENKEDIKEEKEDKNKKIIISHLTTGSKARLMPTALVQVYAENGEKHLMRALLDPCSQESFITEAAAQRLRLRRTSVSGHVTGVEKMKTTLKYVTEIEFSSRIELKMKMKATTYVVHHITDIMPENEVKMENWKHVEKLCLADPTCHTPGHIDLLLGVEIWSEVIKPGAINGPSGTPIAQDSHLGWIICGNVRTEHTATKNIVSMHLNVDLNNMLKKFWELETIEEESHTLTSDEKKAEDIYEKTHKRREDGRYVVRLPFRDDTPVLPRDSREIAVKRWMSLERRLDKNPKLKDDYNDVLKEYLELQHMKKVDDKKITENCVYLPHHAIIREDKETTRRGKCVTHTTEALGRAPVVMWDSLPMVYPLKTPLFAVSTLYGEAPGTPKHASATSPAAIRTPDPA
- the LOC133534210 gene encoding uncharacterized protein LOC133534210; translation: MYRQIEVDEADTNYQSIVWRTDTKKPIEDYKLLTVTFGTSCAPYLAIKTLRQVAIDEGQEYPEAQRIILEDFYMDDVLSGHETEEQAKRNQKEITAILKKGGFELQKWSSNSEAFMQEIEPVKRSPKAQREVDGRDSIKTLGIIWNTKEDKLQITNNLKDLPEQPATKRNVLADIASLFDPMGWLAPAVVIAKTFMQKLWQLGVSWDEELAAEVKEEWMKFRNEIPALTEVKINRWVHTNADRSSIEVHGFSDASMSAYAAVIYIRAIDTDGQVQVSLLTAKTKTAPLKQISMPRLEMCAAVLLCRLLKHV